One segment of Leptospirillum ferrooxidans C2-3 DNA contains the following:
- a CDS encoding type II toxin-antitoxin system Phd/YefM family antitoxin: MVTEISAVNFRQHLEEMLNQVQYRHDNVVINKDGKPVAVLVDARLFERMRRMQSRFNTICQRIEEGFSEIPESGGLAEIDATVASERSST; encoded by the coding sequence ATGGTTACGGAAATCAGTGCAGTCAACTTTCGGCAACATCTGGAAGAAATGCTAAACCAGGTGCAGTACCGTCACGACAATGTCGTGATCAATAAGGACGGTAAGCCCGTGGCTGTTCTTGTCGATGCTCGCCTCTTCGAACGCATGCGCAGGATGCAGTCCCGCTTCAACACCATTTGTCAACGTATTGAAGAGGGATTTTCCGAGATTCCAGAATCTGGCGGGCTGGCTGAAATCGACGCAACGGTGGCTTCAGAACGGTCCAGCACGTAG